In Verrucomicrobiia bacterium, one genomic interval encodes:
- a CDS encoding DUF1501 domain-containing protein → MSHPCSSWLPSHPLSRRTMIQAGAMGLLGLSLPKILRASSQYGGVRPPVRARQVIFLFQWGGPSHLETFDMKPDAEEAVRGPHRPMRSACPDIEVSDRLPRTAGIMDRVSLIRGVHHKMTNHNSAGYYALTGKAPPSDDQRLRESIDLFPGYGSIASRLLDSQDPAMPTYVSYPHIIADGTPTPGQFASFLGKQHDPLFVSSDPNEPGFSLPQFSLPEGLSMDRLRHRRGLQQLIDRQAQLMDFSAEARGLDAYYAKALAMLNSPRIREAFNLADEPDRVREAYGRTTYGQGCVLARRLAERGVRFTTCYFSDNIGGQRTDGGGWDTHGFNNTRMFPIIEQYHLPITEQTLPTLILDLEQRGMLEDTLVVWMGEFGRTPKINANASRDHWPHCYTVLLAGGGVKRGYVHGASDATGSHPSADPVTPDDLAATLYYLMGIDPRSEVTDAQGRPIMISSGSPILELIA, encoded by the coding sequence ATGTCCCATCCCTGCTCCTCCTGGTTGCCGTCCCATCCGCTGAGCCGCCGAACGATGATTCAGGCTGGCGCCATGGGCCTGCTTGGCCTTTCGCTGCCGAAGATCCTCCGCGCGTCCAGCCAATATGGTGGCGTCCGCCCGCCCGTACGGGCGCGTCAGGTGATCTTTCTATTCCAATGGGGCGGTCCCAGCCACCTCGAAACCTTCGACATGAAGCCGGATGCGGAAGAGGCGGTCCGGGGGCCGCACCGTCCGATGCGCTCGGCCTGTCCCGACATCGAGGTCAGCGACCGTCTGCCAAGGACGGCCGGCATCATGGACCGGGTGTCGCTCATCCGGGGTGTCCATCACAAGATGACCAATCACAACTCGGCCGGCTACTATGCCCTGACGGGCAAGGCGCCGCCGAGCGACGACCAGCGCCTGCGCGAATCCATTGATCTTTTTCCCGGCTACGGGTCCATCGCCAGCCGGCTTTTGGATTCCCAGGATCCGGCCATGCCGACCTATGTGTCCTACCCGCACATCATCGCGGACGGCACCCCCACACCGGGACAATTTGCCAGCTTTCTCGGCAAGCAGCATGACCCGCTGTTTGTGTCTTCGGATCCCAATGAACCGGGATTCAGCCTGCCGCAGTTCAGCCTGCCGGAGGGGTTGAGCATGGACCGCCTCCGTCATCGCCGGGGGTTGCAACAGCTCATTGATCGCCAGGCGCAGCTCATGGATTTCAGCGCGGAGGCCCGGGGCCTGGACGCCTACTACGCCAAGGCGCTGGCCATGCTCAACAGTCCGCGCATCCGCGAGGCCTTCAACCTCGCCGACGAACCGGATCGGGTCCGCGAAGCCTACGGGCGCACCACCTACGGCCAGGGGTGCGTCCTGGCCCGGCGGCTCGCCGAACGCGGGGTGCGCTTCACCACCTGTTACTTCAGTGACAACATCGGCGGACAGCGGACGGACGGCGGGGGTTGGGACACGCATGGGTTCAACAACACCCGGATGTTCCCGATCATCGAACAATACCACCTGCCGATCACCGAGCAGACGCTGCCCACGCTGATCCTGGATCTGGAGCAGCGCGGCATGCTGGAGGACACGCTCGTGGTCTGGATGGGCGAGTTCGGCCGGACGCCGAAGATCAATGCCAACGCCAGCCGCGACCATTGGCCGCACTGTTACACGGTTCTGCTCGCCGGTGGGGGTGTGAAGCGCGGCTACGTCCACGGAGCTAGCGACGCCACCGGGAGTCATCCCTCCGCGGATCCGGTCACTCCCGACGACCTCGCAGCGACCCTCTATTATCTCATGGGAATTGACCCGCGGAGCGAGGTGACCGACGCCCAGGGCCGCCCGATCATGATCTCGAGCGGCAGTCCCATCCTGGAGTTGATTGCCTGA
- a CDS encoding DUF1549 domain-containing protein: MVLAAAVMAQTLWSDEEVPASPSFRHEVMPLLSKAGCNTGACHGSASGKGKLKLSLRGESPEEDFATLTANRRGRRLHVDEPEQSLLLRKPAELVEHEGGRRFAAGSESFNLLRDWIAGGARPDPPTTPVLDRLTVAPREALLVEPVREVALAVTAHFSDGTSRDITRWAVYEPSNLLATVSPEGVVSADAPGDTTVVVRFQHLQTPVRLAFIPDRPPLTGRGPAPRNLVDEAVFERLRERRLRPSADAADATFARRAWLDLTGRLPSAEEARAFVADPSPGKRDRLIEAMLASPEFADHWAMKWADLLRVEERLLDSTGVTVFHRWIRQSVAEDLPLDVFVRSIVSGQGSTYQHPPANFYRALREPTLRSEAVAQVFLGTRLSCAKCHQHPFERWTQEDYYGFAAVFDRLEYTILRNDRRDENDKMEFVGEQVVFVGDKRELKHPRSGAEPTPGFLGDGGATAPEAATLEHLAEWMTRPDHPLFARVQVNRIWAHLMGTGIVEPVDDFRLTNPPSNPRLLDALTTFFVENGMRARPLIRLICQSRTWQLSSTPPTENFGDPLHYSHPTVRRLPAETLLDAIHQVLGVPPEFGSYPGNPSAAGIPGVRLGGRRSRATDADRFLKEFGKPPRTTVCGCERSNESSLSQVFTLTSGPGLARLLQHPDNRLTALADPASDPDTALETLFWAALTRPPGVEEQEVLLPLLREPSNRRETLEDIAWSLINAKEFLLRH, encoded by the coding sequence GTGGTTCTCGCTGCTGCGGTGATGGCTCAGACCCTCTGGTCCGATGAGGAGGTTCCCGCTTCCCCCTCGTTCCGACACGAGGTGATGCCGCTCCTGAGCAAGGCAGGGTGCAATACGGGCGCCTGTCATGGCAGTGCAAGCGGCAAGGGAAAGCTCAAGCTCTCGCTTCGCGGCGAGTCTCCGGAGGAGGATTTCGCCACGCTGACCGCCAACCGACGCGGTCGCCGCCTTCACGTGGATGAGCCGGAGCAGAGCCTCCTCCTGCGCAAACCGGCGGAACTGGTGGAACATGAGGGCGGGCGACGGTTTGCCGCCGGCAGCGAGTCGTTCAACCTGCTCCGGGACTGGATTGCCGGCGGCGCCCGCCCGGATCCCCCCACGACGCCGGTGCTGGACCGGCTGACCGTCGCCCCCCGGGAGGCCTTGCTCGTCGAACCGGTTCGGGAGGTGGCCCTCGCCGTCACCGCCCATTTTTCGGACGGAACTTCCCGCGATATCACGCGTTGGGCGGTGTACGAGCCGTCCAACCTGCTCGCCACGGTGTCCCCGGAGGGCGTGGTGAGCGCGGACGCGCCGGGTGACACCACCGTCGTGGTGCGGTTTCAGCATCTGCAGACACCGGTGCGCCTGGCCTTCATCCCCGACCGGCCTCCATTGACAGGGCGCGGGCCGGCACCGCGCAACCTGGTGGACGAGGCGGTCTTCGAGCGTCTGCGAGAGCGACGACTGAGGCCCTCCGCCGACGCCGCCGACGCCACCTTTGCCCGCCGCGCCTGGTTGGACCTCACCGGACGGCTGCCCTCTGCGGAAGAGGCCCGGGCCTTCGTGGCCGATCCGTCGCCCGGGAAACGGGACCGATTGATTGAAGCGATGCTGGCAAGTCCGGAATTTGCCGATCACTGGGCGATGAAGTGGGCCGATCTCCTCCGCGTGGAGGAACGGCTTCTGGATTCCACCGGCGTCACGGTGTTCCACCGTTGGATCCGGCAGAGCGTGGCGGAAGACCTGCCGCTCGACGTGTTCGTCCGTTCGATCGTTTCCGGACAGGGCAGCACCTACCAGCATCCGCCCGCGAACTTCTACCGGGCGCTGCGGGAACCCACGCTGCGGTCGGAGGCCGTTGCGCAGGTGTTTCTCGGAACCCGGCTGAGCTGCGCCAAATGTCACCAGCATCCGTTCGAGCGCTGGACCCAGGAAGACTATTACGGCTTCGCCGCGGTGTTTGACCGCCTAGAGTACACGATTCTCCGGAACGACCGCCGTGATGAAAACGACAAGATGGAATTCGTCGGCGAGCAGGTCGTGTTCGTTGGTGACAAGCGCGAGTTGAAGCATCCGAGGTCCGGGGCCGAACCCACGCCCGGTTTTCTCGGGGATGGCGGCGCCACGGCTCCGGAGGCCGCGACGTTGGAGCACCTGGCGGAATGGATGACCCGGCCCGATCATCCGCTCTTCGCCCGGGTGCAGGTGAACCGGATCTGGGCCCACCTGATGGGGACCGGGATTGTCGAGCCGGTGGACGACTTCCGCCTGACGAACCCGCCCTCGAATCCGCGCCTGCTGGACGCATTGACCACCTTCTTCGTCGAAAACGGAATGCGCGCCCGTCCATTGATCCGGCTCATCTGCCAGTCCCGGACATGGCAGCTGTCGAGCACGCCGCCGACGGAGAACTTCGGGGACCCGCTCCATTATTCGCATCCCACCGTCCGTCGTCTGCCTGCGGAAACCCTGCTGGACGCCATCCATCAAGTGCTCGGGGTGCCGCCGGAGTTTGGAAGCTACCCTGGGAACCCTTCCGCCGCAGGAATCCCCGGGGTGCGTCTTGGCGGACGCCGCTCCCGGGCCACGGACGCCGACCGTTTCCTCAAGGAGTTCGGCAAGCCGCCAAGGACCACCGTGTGTGGCTGCGAGCGCAGCAACGAAAGCTCCCTAAGTCAGGTCTTCACGCTTACCAGCGGACCCGGATTGGCAAGGCTGCTGCAGCACCCGGACAACCGTCTGACCGCGCTTGCGGATCCAGCAAGCGATCCGGACACGGCCCTCGAAACCCTGTTTTGGGCCGCGCTGACCCGCCCTCCCGGTGTTGAGGAGCAGGAGGTTCTGCTGCCCCTGCTTCGGGAGCCCTCGAACCGTCGGGAAACCCTGGAGGACATCGCTTGGAGCCTGATCAACGCCAAGGAGTTTCTCCTGCGCCACTGA